A window of Hordeum vulgare subsp. vulgare chromosome 5H, MorexV3_pseudomolecules_assembly, whole genome shotgun sequence genomic DNA:
ccttcgcatgtcagctaaTTCCGAAATTGTCAACTAAGCCACGAGCATAGGAAGGACACCACATCATCGAATCCGAGCTAAGTTTTATCACATATAGTGTGAACTTTCCCAAATGATCCCGAAGCAAGTTGTCTaacaaggagggatgttcttccatgggccaatgaggcgggaGAATGTCCAAGAACTGCTACGCGCTCAGCGTCTGGACCAAAAGCCTTTCAACCAGCTCGGGTCATTCATCCCTAAGTATGAAGATTGGGGGCCGACATGGAggagtgattgacgatgacaatgtgtatTTATAATTATTACTACCGGCTTTCTATGAACTAGCGTATACATCAGTCTAGTTgattagtttgtgtatgaggaacttcgttatttatgtTTACTGCTTGTATTCTGCTAACTacgcctctttgtgtttctcaagtacattatgttgcgtaTTATATATCGTTCTTAATCAACTTATGATGCATgtacatagatcggagatggcgAAGGGCTGCTACGCCGTATTCATttggagggttccaggagtgtacgaccactcGCTAGACGCTCAGGCCCAGCTGGACAGGTACCCGggcgctagccacagagggttcgacagtAGAGCCGAAGCGAAaatgagttacttgaggtggatgcaaCGGCAAGAGACGGAGCaaaaccggtgcctcaagaagtactgcATAGTCACgctcttgctcatgttgatcgctcttctcttctacatgatggtttagatagtgatgatgaaacttgtgggtgtgccatgacttgtgtgtatcgctattttcgagatttgatgatatttgtgttggataatgatatatgtgttggataatgatgatgatggtataaatggcgagactactttatgtgtatgatctgATGAGAATAATGCACTTTTATTATGATACGATGAAACTACTGCTTAGAACATGCACAAATACATAGAGGGGGCATAAATACGATGggaattaaatattaaaagcaggaatattagcagtagcactcgaacattaccagtagcgctggcttagcagtagcgctttatttattccagcgctactgctaacgtagataccagtagagctttaaatccagcgctactgctaactggttagcagtagcactgcccccagcgctactagtaagggaAAAACTAGCACTAATTTAGCTGGTAAGAATTAGAGGTTtccataaaaaataagaagagccaggaaagatcctgagaaaacctgtgggttatgggtccactcaaaagaaacaccgTTGTAAAGATTGCTGAGAAAGAGAGATACATCACCAGTATAACTAAAAACTTGATAAGGTTGGGAacttcgaaataattgaaaggactgAAAACAAGAAAATTCTTATATATCTTCAAAACCtcagatagaatagagagggatgaaaaacaagaaagacttgataagaattttcaacatggaaaagaatttaaaggatgaaaaggatatgatgaacacggatatcttgaattgaattcaccgaaaaagagaacaagaatgaaaaatgtTAAACTCAAaactcttgagaatcttcacaatgaattactcgataagagagaaaagaaaaagatagtgGAATAATCTTCCAAATATTgaaaaggatagaattgacttgatgagaaacacaccggttgaaatgaatagataagacaacttgattgagcaaaagaatcaacatttccataaaaatatgagaacagctcttggaaagatatgaattcaccactagacgttgaagcaactcgaattaccatactctaaCAAAACAAAGGACGCGACTTACGAAACAAGCGAGAATAAATTCATGATATAGATTCCGTCTGATATTTTCTTGGTAAGGTTTGCACGGCCTCTATCCTGCAGtatccatcatgtacaaggcagtgcacacgacatacgaagcgtccccgagtcatagaaagctacacagactctttaagacacaatgagaaccactataagacgaccgtgaacaaacaaatccaataGATgtggaaccccaacctcacatcatgcatctgttggaagattgtcctataggtaactacttgacttcccacctaagaacttccaaaattttctgatcatgcaatcgggtccacggatacaaggactaAAAATccgtcactcaactcctagcaataacactatccatccagtgtatcacatccatcaacacataacaagagatctcagaaactcatctatcttagacactcgtaatcacaacgataccaagtatgacaGTGCATATGGACGCTCTCCTCCAGTACTAGGGATGCCGGACTCCCTTCGCCACtaatagtattgaagcaatttcgaacatcctccatcctgagatacaaagaaatctgaatgataatgatgtgcatacgaatcccgtggagctcaacttctcggaagaaatcaagttacacacgaggcaccaagacagaactctgacacatcgacatcatatagattccaaaatacccgcgtgatcctaaaaaatatgtgagaagaggagtagaattaacattgttacatcaagattcctcaccagagcatagaaaaggataaaaaataatcctactctccgatatataactggactcaaagtagttttcacTAGACATGAATTGGCTAAGTGCGATCAGTCAAGGGGGCTCTtaggttggtactgctctgataccacttgtaacacccaagatgcgatcctatccttattttgacacgagggcctcgacagggatagaagtgcatatcATCATTTCGCAAGtatagatatcgttacaagtacatgtaaagaagagatgagaatatgaaattgtcttacactcgccacaagctacaacaagttcacaacaatacattaacatattcaatcatcatgtagaacagcagggtccgactacgaacgaaaacaaacgataaaagaatgatgtccatccttgctatcccaggctgccagcctagaacccatcctagatcgatgatgaagaagaagaagaaactccaaatagaacaatcatcgcgctcacatcaaagtattgctttacctgtacctgcaactattgttgtagtaatctgtgagctacagggactcaacaatctcatttccaatggtATCAATACTAAAAAAgattaatgggtaaggtatggttaagtggtgaggctggagTAAGCGACTAAGAATTTATATGAGgttgctaacttacaagtacatgaTTAAAGGGGGATGTACTACGCATAAcgtacgtgaactaataatgatcaaatgaatgatcctgaacacctacttacgccagacataacccaaccatgtcctcttccggatacagaactcacgagaagagacagtcatggttacgcacatagttggcatgttttaattaagtttacttcaagttatctagaaccggatgttaaacaaagttttcaagtttgccacataaccgcgggcacggctttccgaaagattcaaccctgcaggggtgatccaaccaatccatcacaaattaccacaagccgtatagaaagcctcgatcacgaaactcgtgaccttctcggattccttagtggaaaacctcaactctgagatagcccaaagcatcatcgtaatcccgatgcataagatattCCGTAAAAGgtaaaaacaagtccagcaaggccgcccgacgtgtcgacgaacccgataggagccgcgtatctcgttctcgggacatgaccggatgggtcacactacgagtaaaacaaaacctcgagttgccccgtggtggccccatagtctaccCTTTTTGGAGCAACActcattaggcaaatgtagtaccaaagttgggccttgccaggccaGTTTTAAACTAAAACGGAttgtcaaggggtccccataacaaccacgagCATGTTAGCAGTGCTtagttatggaatataacaccggtagctgaaactagggcggcaaagataaaacaaaacaccaagctagaaagatcgagccttccatcttttaccaagtatataggtgcattaatttaaataacattaaaatggtgatataacaaggaacccatgttctcACATGGAAACaaatacacctgcaactagcaacattatccaatggttaagcaagcggtaacatagccaattagcggattgctaggttgtagaaaggttgaaggttttcatggcaatgttgagaggtttACATTTAGCAGGTGGTAGGCAACTAGACAtaatgaaagaaacgagacaactagcatgacattgatagtaatggtatctagggaaatggttatTTTGCCAGAGATCCCACTTGAaaaaagaacgaatccgtgaatcagacgaaccgacgtagtcgaacggatccttacattccgacacgcttgcagaactctattaaaaaaagcaaaccgaaaacaacaatcaacacgcaatattcaccacgacaaacacatgatatgatgcacaacctaatatgatgcatgttcatttcaATTAtgtaaggcatggcatggcaattcaaaacaatcaaacactacacattaagtcaagcttaatatgcaacgagttgcatattggcgaaactccacatacgaattatttagttcactcccgtttaggtacacgaaaatactaaatgttgtttaaacatggcacgaggtgaagcacaaataaactacttatataggcattttaaatgaggttggaaacaacttatagcaccTTTAAAATGACCCCATACATTAACTAAGAAATCTGTTTAGatttgaactaacatgttttaatgttTGTTAAATAGCAGAATAaggaggttcacatgattctatgtgtcattctagtcggttacaCATATAGAACATCTATAATGGAGTTACAGTTTAAAAGGCACGGacaacacaagatcatatgacATGGATGCCAAATGCATGCAAAATCAATAATATTGAGGTGGCTCGGACTCATACCTAGAACCTCCTAGCCGAGTGCCACTCTGGCAACCAGCTGAGCTACGATAGAACTATGGTTTTAAACTGGGTTTCGTAGAAGATGAAGATACCCTGACGCTAACAGAATAAAACTGAAACTGAACGCAAATAGAGCAAAACAAAATATGAACTCATGGGATTCGAACACCAAACCCAAAATATGAACCCATGGGATTCGAACACCAAACCCCTCGGTTTATAACACGCACCGGTAAACAGTTCAGCTAACATGCAATTTGTGAATGAACATAGCGGCACCACTAGATATTATGCATATTCTAGAACGGATCTGGGCAAAATAAAAGGCTTTCGCCATGGTGATGTGCTCCTCACCGGTAACGAACTCGAAGGCGGAGGCGATGCCGTCGGGAGGCGCGGCCGGGAAGCGAGGGATCCGCCATATCCGGAGGTAGCGGACCCATTCCTGGAGGTGGGGAGCTCAGATATGAGGTGTGGAGGAGGATCTCTATTCGTCCACGAAGACAACCACGATAGGGCATGGGACTTGGGGATGGCAGAAACAACGGCTCTGGTCCTTGGCAGCTCCGCATCCAAGCGATGGCCGTTCGTCGCGTCAGGTCTGCTCATGAACGAGCCTCGGGGCCATGGCTGGAGCACCATGGGCGGCAGGATCCCTTGACAAGGAGAAACAAAACAGAGAGCAGTgactagaggaggaaggagagcagGAAGGAGATGGAGACGGGAGAGGCTCTGGCTTGGAGCAGCTCCTAGCGGCGCGGGGATGGCTTGGTGCCCCGAAGCAGCAGATCGAGCAGGAGGAGCTGGGGCCTCAGGCACCTGTAGGCGAGCAAGCTTGAGGTCACGTCAAGCCTGATGGTGGAGGTCTCGCCATGGGGCGCGGCGGCGCAGCTGGTCAGGGCCGCGGCCTTGCGGCGTCCTGGACAACATCGGAGCATTGGAAGACACAGGCGAACGATGGAGTTCCTCGCGCACGGGCTCTCGGGCGCGGCAACCCAAAGAGATGGAGGTGAGGTGCTCGGGGACGAGAGGAAGGAGATGCCCGGAGGCGCGTGCTGGAACAAGGTGCTCAGGGAGGTGGCCGACGACAGCAACACTCCAGCGAGGGGAAGCATGGATCCATCCGTTCCAGCCGCCAAACAACGAAGCAACATGAGCATCGTGTCATGGAGGCTCGGTGTTCATCTGGTGTCCTGTGAACGAACACAAAGGAGAGACAAGAGAGCGAGCAGAGGATCCTCTCAGGACCAAGCAGGGGAGGAGCAGCAGATCGAGCTCCTTCTGTCGATTGGGACACAACTGCGGGATTGGGTCAGAGAAGATCCCGAGGAAGAACACAGGAGGTGGTTGGATGGCAATGGATTAGGAAAGGATGGATTGGATGGGTGGAGAAAAGGAGGTGGATAACGAGAGGGAGGGGCTGCATGAGAGGCTGTGGACGCGCGGACGTGTCCGGTTTGACCGCGGACATGTATGGTATGTAGGGACTTTGGACGATTTGGGGTC
This region includes:
- the LOC123398138 gene encoding uncharacterized protein LOC123398138, whose translation is MLMLLRCLAAGTDGSMLPLAGVLLSSATSLSTLFQHAPPGISFLSSPSTSPPSLWVAAPESPCARNSIVRLCLPMLRCCPGRRKAAALTSCAAAPHGETSTIRLDVTSSLLAYRCLRPQLLLLDLLLRGTKPSPRR